From Kineosporia succinea, the proteins below share one genomic window:
- a CDS encoding CGNR zinc finger domain-containing protein: MDRDGAWSLIGGHPALDLVNTVSWRLDPQRRADRIASPEGFAGWLAVMADVPETPLPAAGPGWVGELRDALGDVLDAHVEERELPRPALEVVLGAWRSAIAQAGTGSGTRLPLTVTIEPSSPRRVPHRLAFSAGDLLFSDAVRRVRRCEGPGCGWFFLDTTRNHSRRWCDPADCGNRVRVRAYAGRRRSRAG; encoded by the coding sequence ATGGATCGTGACGGGGCCTGGTCGCTGATCGGCGGGCACCCTGCGCTCGACCTGGTGAACACGGTGTCCTGGCGGCTCGACCCGCAGCGGCGGGCCGACCGGATCGCCTCTCCCGAGGGGTTCGCGGGGTGGCTGGCGGTGATGGCGGACGTTCCGGAGACACCGCTCCCGGCCGCCGGTCCCGGGTGGGTCGGCGAGCTGCGGGACGCGCTCGGTGACGTCCTCGACGCCCACGTCGAGGAACGGGAACTGCCGCGCCCGGCGCTCGAGGTGGTGCTCGGCGCCTGGAGATCCGCGATCGCGCAGGCCGGTACCGGTTCGGGCACCCGGCTCCCGCTCACCGTGACGATCGAGCCGTCCTCGCCCCGGCGCGTCCCCCATCGGCTCGCTTTCTCGGCCGGCGACCTGCTGTTCTCGGACGCCGTGCGCCGGGTGCGCCGCTGCGAGGGGCCGGGGTGCGGCTGGTTCTTCCTCGACACCACGCGCAACCACAGCCGCCGCTGGTGCGACCCGGCCGACTGCGGCAACCGGGTGCGGGTGCGGGCCTACGCCGGGCGGCGGCGCTCGCGGGCAGGGTAG
- a CDS encoding AzlC family ABC transporter permease has translation MDEREGWRGGLLVGAGLATGSFALAMSFGAFAVLHGWPVWLTVLASAVTFSGSAQFALATALAGGGGVLTAVAGATLINLRFVPMGAATARHLRGGRLRRGLEGQAVVDGSWVAAQRDDGTLDREKLFGATLVQWPAWVVGTACGALLVPSADFARAWGLDVIFPGFFALLLLDALRQRPATIPLAALAAVLAGAACLVVPPGVALLVAALAAVPGLVAPGRVAPGPVRAR, from the coding sequence ATGGATGAGCGGGAGGGGTGGCGCGGGGGCCTGCTGGTCGGGGCCGGGCTCGCGACCGGGTCGTTCGCCCTGGCCATGAGCTTCGGGGCGTTCGCGGTGCTGCACGGCTGGCCGGTCTGGCTCACGGTGCTGGCCTCGGCCGTGACGTTCTCCGGCTCGGCGCAGTTCGCGCTGGCCACGGCCCTGGCCGGTGGGGGCGGCGTCCTGACGGCGGTGGCCGGGGCGACGCTGATCAACCTGCGGTTCGTGCCGATGGGCGCGGCGACGGCCCGCCACCTGCGCGGTGGGCGGCTGCGTCGCGGGCTCGAGGGGCAGGCCGTCGTCGACGGGTCGTGGGTCGCCGCCCAGCGCGACGACGGCACGCTCGACCGGGAGAAACTGTTCGGCGCGACGCTCGTGCAGTGGCCCGCCTGGGTGGTGGGCACGGCGTGCGGGGCGCTGCTGGTGCCGTCGGCCGACTTCGCCCGCGCCTGGGGGCTCGACGTGATCTTTCCCGGGTTCTTCGCCCTGCTGCTGCTCGACGCGCTGCGCCAGAGACCCGCGACGATCCCGCTCGCCGCGCTGGCCGCGGTGCTCGCCGGGGCCGCCTGCCTGGTCGTGCCGCCGGGGGTGGCCCTGCTGGTCGCGGCCCTGGCGGCCGTCCCCGGCCTGGTGGCACCCGGCCGGGTGGCGCCCGGGCCGGTGCGGGCCCGATGA
- the msrB gene encoding peptide-methionine (R)-S-oxide reductase MsrB — MATNSTNRIYPLQLTNDEWRQKLSAEEFHVLREAGTERAFTGEYWDDHTEGVYSCRACGTELFRSTEKFDSNCGWPSFFAPAAEGKVEYIEDRSLGAVRTEVRCLNCGSHLGHVFEGEGFATPTDKRYCINSISIRREPAQG; from the coding sequence ATGGCAACCAACAGCACGAACCGCATCTACCCGCTGCAGCTCACCAACGACGAGTGGCGGCAGAAGCTCAGCGCGGAGGAGTTCCACGTGCTGCGCGAGGCCGGTACGGAGCGCGCGTTCACGGGCGAGTACTGGGACGACCACACCGAGGGCGTCTACTCCTGCCGCGCGTGCGGCACGGAACTCTTCCGCAGCACCGAGAAGTTCGACAGCAACTGCGGCTGGCCGTCGTTCTTCGCCCCCGCCGCCGAGGGCAAGGTGGAGTACATCGAAGACCGCTCGCTCGGTGCGGTGCGCACCGAGGTGCGCTGCCTGAACTGCGGCTCGCACCTGGGCCACGTGTTCGAGGGCGAGGGCTTCGCCACCCCGACCGACAAGCGGTACTGCATCAACTCGATCAGCATCAGGCGGGAGCCCGCGCAGGGCTGA
- a CDS encoding GNAT family N-acetyltransferase, translated as MTTDVLHRQTWLDLDPLTAYALMRLRVDVFVVEQECPYPELDGRDLEPGAEHVWFEDASGPTAYLRLLKDPDGALRIGRVLTRADARGRSLAGRLVSASLENWPGPAVLDAQAHLTGWYARFGFEADGPEYIEDGIPHVPMRRPAANQARANQA; from the coding sequence GTGACCACCGACGTGCTGCACCGCCAGACCTGGCTCGACCTCGACCCCCTCACCGCCTACGCCCTGATGCGGCTGCGGGTGGACGTGTTCGTGGTCGAGCAGGAGTGCCCCTACCCCGAGCTCGACGGGCGTGACCTGGAGCCGGGCGCGGAGCACGTCTGGTTCGAGGACGCGTCCGGCCCCACCGCCTACCTGCGGCTGCTGAAGGATCCGGACGGGGCGCTGCGCATCGGCCGGGTCCTCACCCGCGCCGACGCCCGGGGCCGTTCCCTGGCCGGGCGGCTGGTCTCGGCGTCGCTCGAGAACTGGCCGGGCCCGGCGGTTCTCGACGCCCAGGCCCACCTCACGGGGTGGTACGCCCGCTTCGGCTTCGAGGCCGACGGCCCGGAGTACATCGAGGACGGCATCCCGCACGTGCCGATGCGCAGACCGGCCGCGAACCAGGCCCGGGCGAACCAGGCCTGA
- the hemQ gene encoding hydrogen peroxide-dependent heme synthase, producing the protein MSQTETEAHAHPDAEKINDTIRYTMWSVFAANRLPGEPGDRDELKAGAEAFFAGLEAKGVVVRGIYDLSGMRADADIMVWWHAEDVTVLQAAYKDLLRTELGSYLEGVWSNVGLHRPAEFNRGHVPAFMSGEDAKPFICVYPFVRSYEWYILPEAERRDMLIEHGKAARGYADVRANTVASFALGDYEWLLAFEADELHRIVDLMRDLRATDARKHVREEIPFFTGLKMSIGDIVTALP; encoded by the coding sequence ATGAGCCAGACTGAAACTGAAGCGCACGCTCACCCCGACGCCGAGAAGATCAACGACACCATCCGCTACACGATGTGGTCGGTCTTCGCCGCGAACCGGCTCCCCGGTGAGCCGGGCGACCGCGACGAGCTGAAGGCCGGGGCCGAGGCCTTCTTCGCCGGGCTCGAGGCCAAGGGCGTCGTGGTGCGCGGCATCTACGACCTGTCCGGCATGCGCGCCGACGCCGACATCATGGTGTGGTGGCACGCCGAGGACGTCACGGTTCTCCAGGCCGCGTACAAGGACCTCCTGCGCACCGAGCTGGGCTCGTACCTGGAGGGGGTCTGGTCGAACGTCGGCCTGCACCGCCCGGCCGAGTTCAACCGCGGTCACGTGCCGGCGTTCATGTCGGGGGAGGACGCGAAGCCGTTCATCTGCGTGTACCCGTTCGTGCGCAGTTACGAGTGGTACATCCTGCCCGAGGCCGAGCGCCGGGACATGCTGATCGAGCACGGCAAGGCCGCCCGGGGCTACGCCGACGTGCGGGCCAACACGGTGGCGTCGTTCGCGCTCGGCGACTACGAGTGGCTGCTCGCGTTCGAGGCCGACGAGCTCCACCGCATCGTCGACCTCATGCGTGACCTGCGGGCCACCGACGCGCGCAAGCACGTGCGCGAGGAGATCCCGTTCTTCACCGGCCTGAAGATGAGCATCGGCGACATCGTCACCGCCCTGCCGTGA
- the hemG gene encoding protoporphyrinogen oxidase, whose product MSGGGKDAMEEAAAARRFVVIGGGISGLVAAWRLVNQLRPDRSPRERPVEVLVLESSPSVGGKLAVGEVGGVTVDVGAESMLARRPEGVALLKELGLDDDVVHPRAASASVLSRGTLYALPKGTVMGVPVDRTRLRGLAGILDEEEVARVGQESRREVLRVTEDIDVASWVTWRMGRAVVDRLVEPLLGGVYAGNADRLSLRATVPQLWQRARAGRPLLDPAAQPEAAAPQGPVFAGLRGGVGRLPLVLAQKIEDAGGDVRTGVTVRGLTRTERGWRIETGTRDAAATAPGFIDADGVILAVPAPAAAKLLAAEVPVAAAEFGQVETASVAVVAAAIGREQLDGLTGTGLLIPPVERRVIKAATFSSNKWKWVSDETREDNLVVRLSLGRAREETVLQRDDAELSDLAVAELRDVLRREVTPVATRVVRWGGALPQYEVGHLDRVHRIREAVAGVPGLAVCGAVFDGVGIPACIAAADRAVHDLDAGLRIDLRTLVNGPRG is encoded by the coding sequence ATGAGCGGCGGCGGGAAGGACGCCATGGAAGAGGCAGCCGCAGCGCGGCGGTTCGTCGTGATCGGCGGGGGCATCTCGGGGCTGGTGGCCGCCTGGCGGCTCGTGAACCAGCTGAGACCCGACCGCAGCCCGCGTGAACGCCCGGTCGAGGTGCTCGTGCTGGAGTCGTCGCCGTCCGTCGGGGGCAAGCTCGCCGTCGGTGAGGTCGGCGGGGTCACGGTGGACGTCGGTGCCGAGTCGATGCTCGCCCGCCGGCCCGAGGGCGTCGCCCTCCTCAAGGAACTCGGCCTCGACGACGACGTGGTGCACCCGCGGGCCGCGTCCGCGTCGGTGCTCTCCCGCGGCACCTTGTACGCCCTGCCCAAGGGCACCGTCATGGGCGTCCCGGTCGACCGCACCCGCCTGCGGGGCCTGGCCGGGATCCTCGACGAGGAAGAGGTCGCCCGGGTCGGCCAGGAGAGCCGCCGTGAGGTCCTGCGGGTCACCGAGGACATCGACGTGGCGTCCTGGGTGACGTGGCGCATGGGCCGGGCCGTCGTCGACCGGCTGGTCGAGCCGCTGCTCGGTGGTGTCTACGCGGGCAACGCCGACCGGTTGTCCCTTCGTGCCACCGTTCCGCAGCTGTGGCAGCGGGCCCGGGCCGGTCGTCCTCTGCTCGACCCCGCCGCCCAGCCCGAGGCCGCCGCCCCCCAGGGGCCGGTGTTCGCCGGTCTGCGTGGTGGTGTCGGTCGCCTGCCGCTGGTGCTGGCCCAGAAGATTGAGGACGCGGGGGGAGACGTCCGCACGGGCGTCACCGTTCGCGGGCTGACGCGCACCGAGCGCGGCTGGCGGATCGAGACCGGTACCCGTGACGCAGCGGCCACCGCACCCGGGTTCATCGACGCCGACGGCGTGATCCTGGCCGTTCCCGCCCCGGCCGCCGCGAAGCTGCTGGCCGCCGAGGTACCGGTCGCCGCCGCCGAGTTCGGGCAGGTCGAGACCGCGAGCGTGGCGGTGGTCGCCGCCGCGATCGGGCGCGAGCAGCTCGACGGGCTCACCGGCACCGGCCTGCTGATCCCGCCGGTGGAGCGGCGGGTGATCAAGGCCGCGACCTTCTCCTCGAACAAGTGGAAGTGGGTCAGCGACGAGACGCGCGAGGACAACCTGGTCGTGCGGCTCTCGCTGGGACGCGCCCGCGAGGAGACGGTTCTGCAGCGCGACGACGCCGAGCTGTCCGACCTGGCGGTCGCCGAACTGCGTGACGTGCTGCGCCGCGAGGTCACTCCGGTCGCCACGAGAGTGGTGCGCTGGGGCGGCGCGCTGCCGCAGTACGAGGTCGGGCACCTGGACCGGGTGCACCGGATCCGCGAAGCTGTCGCCGGGGTTCCCGGCCTGGCGGTCTGCGGTGCGGTGTTCGACGGCGTGGGCATCCCGGCCTGCATTGCCGCAGCGGATCGCGCCGTCCACGACCTGGACGCCGGCCTGCGGATCGATCTGCGCACCCTGGTCAACGGGCCACGGGGCTGA
- the hemE gene encoding uroporphyrinogen decarboxylase: MPTEYPVATRDPRLHDAPLLIAARGEHPEVTPVWFMRQAGRSLPEYRKVREGIAMLDSCRRPDLVTEITLQPVRRYGVDAAIFFSDIVVPLKAVGVGLDIKPGVGPVIEQPFRTRADLDRIPELDAGMITDITESVRLLTAELGATPLIGFAGAPFTLASYLVEGGPSRDLGKTKALMYSDPQLWNDLLNRLAQISGEFLRVQVAAGASAVQLFDSWVGALPLADYTRFVRPASSKVLAAVRDLDPTVPRIHFGVQTGELLHAMGEAGADVVGVDFRVPLDEAVTRIGPGRAVQGNLDPALLFAPRDVLRRRVGETLTAGRFASGHIFNLGHGVPPDTDPDQVKYVVDAVHGWKFADYQ; this comes from the coding sequence GTGCCGACCGAGTACCCCGTAGCCACCCGTGATCCCCGCCTCCACGACGCACCGCTGCTGATCGCGGCCCGCGGTGAGCACCCGGAGGTGACCCCCGTCTGGTTCATGCGGCAGGCCGGCCGGTCGCTGCCGGAGTACCGCAAGGTGCGCGAGGGCATCGCGATGCTCGACAGCTGCCGCCGCCCGGACCTGGTCACCGAGATCACGCTGCAGCCGGTGCGCCGCTACGGGGTGGACGCCGCGATCTTCTTCTCCGACATCGTGGTCCCGCTCAAGGCCGTCGGCGTCGGGCTGGACATCAAGCCGGGCGTCGGGCCGGTGATCGAGCAGCCGTTCCGCACCCGCGCCGACCTCGACCGGATCCCCGAGCTGGACGCCGGCATGATCACCGACATCACCGAGTCGGTGAGGCTGCTCACCGCCGAGCTGGGGGCGACCCCGCTGATCGGCTTCGCCGGAGCGCCCTTCACCCTGGCCTCGTACCTGGTCGAGGGGGGCCCGAGCCGCGACCTGGGCAAGACCAAGGCCCTGATGTACTCCGACCCGCAGCTCTGGAACGACCTGCTGAACCGGCTGGCCCAGATCTCCGGCGAGTTCCTGCGGGTGCAGGTGGCCGCCGGGGCGAGCGCCGTGCAGCTCTTCGACTCCTGGGTGGGCGCCCTCCCGCTCGCCGACTACACGCGATTCGTGCGTCCGGCGTCCTCGAAGGTGCTGGCCGCCGTGCGCGATCTGGACCCCACCGTCCCCCGCATCCACTTCGGGGTGCAGACCGGTGAGCTGCTGCACGCCATGGGCGAGGCCGGCGCGGACGTGGTCGGCGTGGACTTCCGGGTGCCGCTCGACGAGGCCGTGACCCGGATCGGGCCGGGCCGGGCGGTGCAGGGAAACCTCGACCCGGCACTCCTTTTCGCCCCCCGCGACGTGCTGCGCCGGCGGGTGGGGGAGACCCTGACGGCCGGCCGGTTCGCCTCCGGCCACATCTTCAACCTGGGTCACGGGGTGCCGCCCGACACCGACCCGGACCAGGTCAAGTACGTGGTCGACGCCGTGCACGGCTGGAAATTCGCCGACTACCAGTAG
- a CDS encoding DUF3000 domain-containing protein, producing MRMSDDAPEGFLDVVTRLRSAKLRPEVVVEEVPAPQRIAPFALALSADVVSEDDEDLATGRFVLLHDPSAPEPWEGTYRVVSFIRAALESDLATDPLMGQVGWAWLQESLSAAGADHVASGGTITRVVSESFGALAGQAPTVDIELRASWTPVNDAVVHLTAWSELLCTVGGLPPLAPGVTALPRRR from the coding sequence ATGAGGATGTCCGACGACGCCCCCGAGGGTTTCCTCGACGTGGTGACGCGGTTGCGCTCCGCCAAGCTACGGCCCGAGGTGGTCGTGGAGGAGGTCCCGGCCCCCCAGCGGATCGCCCCGTTCGCGCTGGCGCTGAGCGCCGACGTGGTCTCCGAGGACGACGAGGACCTGGCCACCGGGCGGTTCGTGCTGCTCCACGACCCGTCGGCGCCGGAGCCCTGGGAAGGCACCTACCGCGTGGTGAGTTTCATCCGGGCGGCGCTGGAGAGCGATCTGGCCACCGACCCGCTGATGGGGCAGGTGGGCTGGGCCTGGCTGCAGGAGTCGCTGTCCGCGGCCGGGGCCGACCACGTCGCCTCCGGTGGCACCATCACCCGGGTGGTGTCCGAGTCGTTCGGCGCGCTGGCCGGGCAGGCGCCCACGGTCGACATCGAGCTGCGGGCCTCGTGGACGCCGGTGAACGACGCGGTGGTGCACCTCACGGCCTGGTCGGAGCTGCTGTGCACGGTCGGCGGGCTGCCGCCGCTGGCGCCGGGGGTCACGGCGCTGCCGCGCAGGCGCTGA